Proteins encoded in a region of the Pseudomonas sp. PDNC002 genome:
- a CDS encoding VRR-NUC domain-containing protein — MPAPLDPSLYYLTNFHRALDWIDERYADLLDAEEARFIADFRALPLPSRALLVRLVMRKGPHFRAGKLSYAEIGDIPEAAAPLLELGWLVDDYPLALDELLPLLLKDELLARFRDDLPRGSLKKAELYEHLHAYHEQVQPFEGWYPQLDCLYTLMATPLCDRLRLLFFGNLQQDWSEFVLADLGIFRYESVPFTPDSRAFRRRDELEAYIHLWNGAVRFETGEPIADLLAELGEFRSDNVYLQARHGRLLYRMAYQLEREGELDAALALYQQTSAGGSRQRQIRVLERLQRFEDAHALVQAALAAPESDGELQLVERALTRLVRQLGLPKEKAAKPVPPLRIDLELPRPDVNVEFAVQSVLHEEEAPVHYVENALVCSLFGLLCWEVIFAPLPGAFFHPFQAGPSDLYRGDFVSRRAEAFAARLALLDNDAYLAAIRETYAAKHGILSPFVHWELLDENLLEQALHCLPAAHLKLWFERLLADPKANRAGMPDLIQFWPGEARYRMIEVKGPGDRLQDNQKRWLAFCAEHGMPVEVCYVRWQGEADESQ, encoded by the coding sequence ATGCCCGCGCCGCTCGACCCCAGCCTCTACTACCTGACCAACTTCCACCGCGCCCTCGACTGGATCGACGAACGCTACGCCGACCTGCTCGACGCCGAGGAAGCTCGGTTCATCGCGGACTTCCGCGCGCTGCCGCTGCCTTCGCGGGCGCTGTTGGTGCGACTGGTCATGCGCAAGGGGCCGCATTTTCGTGCCGGCAAGCTGAGCTATGCCGAGATCGGCGATATCCCCGAGGCCGCCGCGCCGCTGCTGGAGCTGGGCTGGCTGGTCGATGACTACCCGCTGGCACTGGACGAACTGCTGCCACTGCTGCTCAAGGACGAACTGCTCGCGCGCTTCCGCGACGACCTGCCGCGTGGCTCGCTGAAGAAGGCCGAGTTGTACGAACACCTGCACGCCTATCACGAGCAGGTGCAGCCGTTCGAAGGCTGGTACCCGCAACTCGACTGCCTCTACACCTTGATGGCGACGCCGCTGTGCGACCGCCTGCGCCTGCTGTTCTTCGGCAACCTGCAGCAGGACTGGTCCGAATTCGTCCTCGCCGACCTCGGCATCTTCCGCTACGAAAGCGTCCCCTTCACGCCCGACTCCCGCGCCTTCCGCCGCCGCGATGAGCTGGAGGCCTACATCCACCTGTGGAACGGTGCCGTCCGCTTTGAAACTGGCGAGCCCATCGCCGATCTGCTGGCCGAACTGGGCGAGTTCCGCAGCGACAACGTCTACCTGCAAGCCCGCCACGGCCGCCTGCTGTACCGCATGGCCTACCAGTTGGAGCGTGAAGGCGAGCTGGACGCCGCCCTGGCGCTTTATCAGCAAACCTCCGCGGGTGGCTCGCGGCAGCGGCAGATTCGCGTGCTGGAACGTCTACAGCGCTTCGAGGATGCGCATGCTCTGGTCCAGGCCGCACTAGCCGCGCCGGAAAGCGACGGCGAGCTGCAGCTTGTGGAGCGTGCGCTGACGCGACTGGTCCGCCAGCTTGGCCTGCCGAAGGAAAAAGCGGCCAAGCCCGTACCGCCGTTGCGTATCGACCTGGAACTGCCGCGCCCCGACGTCAACGTCGAATTCGCCGTGCAATCCGTGCTCCACGAGGAAGAGGCGCCAGTGCACTACGTGGAAAACGCGCTGGTCTGCAGCCTGTTCGGCCTGCTCTGCTGGGAGGTGATCTTCGCCCCGCTGCCCGGCGCCTTCTTCCACCCCTTCCAGGCCGGGCCGAGCGATCTGTATCGCGGCGATTTCGTCAGCCGCCGCGCCGAGGCCTTCGCCGCACGCCTGGCACTGCTGGACAACGACGCCTATCTGGCGGCGATCCGTGAGACTTACGCCGCCAAGCACGGCATCCTCTCGCCGTTCGTGCACTGGGAGCTGCTGGACGAAAATCTGCTGGAACAGGCCCTGCACTGCCTGCCGGCGGCGCACCTGAAGCTGTGGTTCGAGCGCCTGCTGGCCGACCCGAAGGCCAACCGCGCCGGCATGCCCGACCTGATCCAGTTCTGGCCCGGCGAAGCGCGCTACCGGATGATCGAAGTGAAAGGCCCCGGCGATCGCCTGCAGGATAATCAAAAGCGCTGGCTGGCCTTCTGCGCCGAGCACGGCATGCCGGTGGAAGTCTGCTATGTGCGCTGGCAGGGCGAGGCGGACGAAAGCCAATGA
- a CDS encoding ATP-dependent DNA helicase codes for MSYAVAVRALCEFTAKEGDLDLRFTPAPTAQEGMAGHATVVSRRGLGYIAELPLRGEYPGLVVSGRADGYDPDANLLEEIKTHRGDVARIPQNHRLLHWAQVKVYGWLLCQTLEIDAIDLAVVYFNVITQKETVFRERFAADDLRTFFELQCSRFVKWAEQESAHRVERDQGLEALRFPYADFRQGQRMLAESVYRAARDGQTLMAQATTGIGKTLGTLFPQLKAFPGQKLDRLFFLTAKTPGRRLALDALAILRQQDAAQPLRVLEHVARDKACEHPDKSCHGDSCPLAKGFYDRLPAAREAALKQRWLTQEALRDVALQHQVCPYYLSQELCRWADVVVGDYNYYFDMSALLYGLTVLNDWKVTLLVDEAHNLIERGRGMYSAELDQSEFNALRKVAPAGLKSVLERVGRHWNQMHRDQEVDYQIYPTVPDLFIAALQKAVSAITDHLTDQPTGNEAELLRFYLDAMLFCRLAEAYGPHSLFDITRHDGSGQRTLSTLCLRNVVPAPFLEPRFEAAHSTTLFSATLNPANYYADLLGLPEDTTWREVESPFRAEQLEVHALSNLSTRYQHREASLSPISTLMARQFCARPGNYLAFFSSYAYLQQALERFAAEHPDIPRWVQSRSMNELERQAFLDRFTPHSQGIGFAVLGGAFGEGIDLPGDRLIGAFIATLGLPQVNEVNEEIKQRMQGMFGDGYDYTYLFPGLQKVVQAAGRVIRTPTDSGVIYLLDDRFNQPAVRRLLPGWWKPERLKLVADPPRSKEPQGFLLL; via the coding sequence ATGAGCTACGCCGTCGCCGTGCGCGCGCTGTGCGAATTCACCGCCAAGGAAGGTGACCTCGACCTGCGCTTCACCCCCGCGCCCACCGCCCAGGAAGGCATGGCCGGGCACGCCACGGTGGTCTCGCGTCGGGGCCTTGGCTATATCGCCGAGCTGCCGCTGCGCGGGGAGTATCCAGGGCTGGTGGTCAGCGGCCGCGCCGATGGCTACGACCCCGACGCCAACCTGCTGGAAGAGATCAAGACCCACCGCGGGGACGTCGCACGCATCCCGCAGAACCACCGACTGCTGCACTGGGCTCAGGTGAAGGTATACGGCTGGCTGCTCTGCCAGACACTGGAGATCGACGCCATCGATCTCGCCGTCGTCTACTTCAACGTCATCACCCAGAAGGAAACGGTATTCCGCGAGCGCTTCGCCGCCGATGACCTGCGGACCTTCTTCGAGCTGCAGTGCAGCCGCTTCGTGAAATGGGCCGAGCAGGAAAGCGCCCATCGCGTCGAACGCGACCAGGGCCTGGAGGCGCTGCGCTTCCCCTACGCGGACTTCCGCCAGGGCCAGCGCATGCTCGCCGAATCGGTGTACCGCGCCGCCCGCGACGGCCAGACGCTGATGGCCCAGGCCACCACTGGCATTGGCAAGACCCTCGGCACGCTGTTCCCGCAGCTCAAGGCATTCCCCGGGCAGAAGCTGGACCGCTTGTTCTTCCTCACCGCCAAGACTCCCGGCCGGCGCCTGGCCCTAGACGCCCTGGCGATCCTGCGCCAGCAGGACGCCGCGCAGCCGCTGCGGGTGCTGGAGCACGTCGCCCGCGACAAGGCCTGCGAGCACCCGGACAAGTCCTGCCACGGCGACTCCTGTCCGCTGGCCAAGGGTTTCTACGACCGCCTGCCCGCCGCCCGCGAGGCCGCGCTCAAGCAGCGCTGGCTGACCCAGGAAGCACTGCGCGACGTGGCGCTGCAGCACCAGGTCTGCCCCTACTACCTGAGCCAGGAACTATGCCGCTGGGCCGACGTGGTGGTGGGCGACTACAACTACTACTTCGACATGAGCGCCCTGCTCTACGGCCTTACCGTGCTCAACGACTGGAAGGTCACCCTGCTGGTGGACGAGGCGCACAACCTCATCGAGCGCGGCCGCGGCATGTACAGCGCCGAGCTGGACCAGTCCGAGTTCAACGCCCTGCGCAAGGTCGCCCCGGCCGGGCTGAAAAGCGTGCTGGAACGCGTCGGCCGGCACTGGAACCAGATGCACCGCGACCAGGAGGTCGACTACCAGATCTACCCCACGGTGCCGGACCTGTTCATCGCCGCGCTGCAGAAAGCCGTCAGCGCCATCACCGACCACCTCACCGACCAGCCCACTGGCAACGAGGCCGAACTGCTGCGCTTCTACCTCGATGCCATGCTGTTCTGCCGGCTGGCCGAAGCCTACGGGCCGCACTCGCTGTTCGACATCACCCGCCACGACGGCAGCGGCCAGCGCACACTCTCCACCCTGTGCCTGCGCAACGTGGTGCCGGCGCCCTTCCTCGAACCGCGCTTCGAGGCGGCCCACAGCACCACGCTGTTCTCCGCCACGCTGAACCCGGCCAACTACTACGCCGACCTGCTCGGCCTGCCGGAAGACACCACCTGGCGCGAAGTGGAATCGCCCTTCCGCGCGGAGCAGCTGGAAGTCCACGCGCTGAGCAACCTGTCCACCCGCTACCAGCACCGCGAGGCCAGCCTGTCGCCGATCAGCACGCTGATGGCCCGGCAGTTCTGCGCCCGCCCCGGCAACTACCTGGCCTTCTTCAGCAGCTACGCCTACCTGCAGCAGGCGCTGGAACGCTTCGCCGCCGAGCACCCGGACATTCCACGCTGGGTGCAGTCGCGCAGCATGAACGAGCTCGAGCGCCAGGCCTTCCTCGACCGCTTCACCCCGCACTCGCAGGGTATCGGTTTCGCCGTGCTCGGCGGCGCGTTCGGTGAAGGCATCGACCTGCCGGGCGACCGCCTGATCGGCGCCTTCATCGCCACCCTGGGTCTGCCGCAGGTGAACGAGGTCAACGAGGAGATCAAGCAACGCATGCAGGGCATGTTCGGCGATGGCTACGACTACACCTACCTGTTCCCCGGCCTGCAGAAGGTCGTCCAGGCGGCCGGTCGGGTGATCCGCACGCCCACGGATTCGGGGGTGATCTATCTGCTCGATGATCGATTCAACCAGCCGGCGGTGCGGCGGTTGTTGCCGGGGTGGTGGAAGCCGGAGCGGCTGAAACTCGTTGCCGATCCGCCGCGTTCGAAGGAGCCGCAGGGGTTTCTGTTGCTGTAA
- the imuA gene encoding translesion DNA synthesis-associated protein ImuA, protein MGSVVALDTLFHQRQVWKGQPQGLPPSQQPTGHAVLDQALPTGGWPEAALSEILLAQEGIGELQLVWPTLARLSAAGERIVLVAPPHVPYPAAWQAAGVMLDQLAIVRAEGRDALWAAEQCLRSGSCGAVLCWPQQADDRALRRLQVAAETGQTLAIAYRSQREALNPSPAALRLALDATPAQLRVLKCRGGLAPARPIPLPWH, encoded by the coding sequence ATGGGTAGCGTGGTCGCGCTCGACACCCTGTTCCACCAGCGCCAGGTCTGGAAAGGCCAGCCCCAGGGCCTGCCACCCAGCCAGCAACCCACCGGCCACGCCGTGCTGGACCAGGCCCTGCCCACCGGTGGCTGGCCGGAAGCCGCCCTCAGCGAAATCCTCCTGGCCCAGGAAGGCATCGGCGAGCTTCAGTTGGTCTGGCCAACCCTCGCGCGACTCAGTGCAGCCGGCGAGCGCATCGTGCTGGTCGCCCCGCCCCACGTGCCCTACCCGGCCGCCTGGCAGGCGGCCGGCGTGATGCTCGATCAACTGGCCATCGTCCGCGCCGAAGGCCGCGATGCGCTCTGGGCCGCCGAACAATGCCTGCGCTCGGGCAGTTGCGGCGCCGTGCTGTGCTGGCCGCAGCAGGCCGATGACCGCGCCCTGCGCCGCCTGCAGGTGGCCGCCGAAACCGGGCAGACCCTGGCCATCGCCTACCGCTCGCAGCGCGAAGCGCTCAACCCCTCGCCCGCCGCCCTGCGCCTGGCGTTGGACGCCACCCCGGCACAACTGCGCGTACTCAAGTGCCGTGGCGGGCTGGCGCCGGCGCGGCCCATCCCGCTGCCCTGGCACTGA
- a CDS encoding DNA polymerase Y family protein — MLWACILLPQLAMDGVLRSRPEPDAALALLAGPTQRRVLQAVNPAARALGLKPGQSLTAAQALSRDFATADYDLHEVERYQDLLAAWAYGFSSQVSQHYPRALLLEVQSSLQLFGPWPRFEARLREELNALGFRHRITAAPNPTAARILANGHDGLAIHDNQQLRQYLGRMPLERLGLERDAATSLGRMGLRSLQQLLALPRESLARRFPPQVLRQVDTLLGQRPLALEFYRPPDSFESRIELNFDVESTQALLFPLRRLTADLGAFLAGRDSGVQRFVLHLEYHDGPDTPMPVGLLSAEREAAMLFELARGRLEQLQLRAPVHSVRLIADDLPPFVPQHRELFDDRPQQSQPWEQLRERLRARLGDDAVHGLGGRAEHRPERAWQDQSTPRLPITDVPRPGWLLAEPQPLREFAPTLLAGPERIESGWWDGEDIRRDYYQVRTRSGQHAWVFRPVGNDGPLLLHGWFA, encoded by the coding sequence ATGCTCTGGGCCTGCATTCTCCTGCCGCAACTGGCAATGGACGGCGTGCTGCGCAGCCGTCCCGAGCCGGACGCCGCCCTGGCGCTGCTCGCCGGGCCGACGCAGCGCCGCGTGCTGCAAGCGGTGAACCCGGCGGCGCGGGCGCTGGGGCTCAAGCCCGGCCAGTCGCTCACCGCCGCCCAGGCCCTGAGCCGCGACTTCGCCACCGCCGACTATGACCTGCACGAGGTGGAGCGCTACCAGGACCTGCTGGCCGCCTGGGCCTATGGTTTCAGCTCGCAGGTCAGCCAGCACTACCCGCGTGCGCTGCTGCTGGAGGTGCAGTCCAGCCTGCAACTCTTCGGCCCTTGGCCGCGCTTCGAGGCGCGTCTGCGCGAGGAGTTGAACGCACTGGGCTTCCGCCACCGCATCACCGCCGCGCCCAACCCGACCGCCGCGCGCATCCTCGCCAACGGCCACGACGGCCTGGCGATCCACGACAACCAGCAGTTGCGCCAGTACCTGGGCAGGATGCCCCTGGAGCGCCTGGGCCTGGAGCGCGACGCCGCCACCTCGCTGGGCCGCATGGGCCTGCGCAGCCTGCAGCAGCTGCTCGCCCTGCCGCGCGAGAGCCTGGCCCGGCGCTTCCCGCCGCAGGTGCTGCGGCAGGTCGACACCCTGCTCGGCCAGCGCCCGCTGGCCCTGGAGTTCTACCGGCCGCCGGACAGCTTCGAGTCGCGCATCGAGCTGAACTTCGACGTGGAATCCACCCAGGCCCTGCTCTTCCCGCTGCGCCGCCTGACCGCCGACCTCGGCGCCTTCCTCGCCGGGCGCGACAGCGGTGTGCAGCGCTTCGTCCTTCATCTGGAATACCACGACGGCCCGGATACGCCGATGCCGGTGGGCCTGCTCAGCGCCGAGCGCGAGGCGGCGATGCTCTTCGAATTGGCTCGCGGCCGCCTGGAACAACTGCAACTGCGCGCCCCGGTACACAGCGTGCGACTTATCGCCGACGATTTGCCGCCCTTCGTGCCGCAGCACCGCGAACTATTCGACGACCGCCCGCAGCAATCCCAACCCTGGGAACAGCTGCGCGAACGCCTGCGTGCGCGGCTGGGCGACGACGCCGTGCATGGCCTCGGCGGCCGCGCCGAGCATCGCCCGGAGCGCGCCTGGCAGGATCAATCCACCCCACGCCTGCCCATCACCGACGTCCCGCGCCCTGGCTGGCTACTGGCCGAACCCCAGCCATTGCGCGAGTTCGCCCCAACCCTGCTGGCCGGTCCGGAGCGCATCGAATCCGGCTGGTGGGATGGCGAAGACATTCGCCGCGACTACTACCAGGTACGCACCCGCAGCGGCCAGCACGCCTGGGTGTTCCGCCCGGTGGGCAACGACGGCCCGTTGCTGCTGCACGGCTGGTTCGCATGA